One segment of Leeia aquatica DNA contains the following:
- a CDS encoding 2-aminoethylphosphonate--pyruvate transaminase has product MREPILLTPGPLSTSLATKTAMLTDWGSWDDRFNALTASVCRDLLQIVHGEAEHVCVPLQGSGTFAVEAAIGNLLPRTGKLLVLVNGAYGRRMAQIAAVLGREHQVYETADDTPPSAEQVARLLQADPAISHVGVIHCETSTGILNPLADIARVVQQAGRRLIVDTMSSFGALPLDLRSLPLDALIASSNKCLEGVPGMGFVIARRDSLQASRGNSHSLAMDLLAQYEYMQQTGQWRYTPPTHVVAALRAALDQYLAAGGQPARLARYQANAELLIERLSATGLKLFLPPALQAPIILTFHAPDHPGYRFADFYQAVRERGFVLYPGKLTHQETFRIGCIGAIDHAEIEQACAAIAQTITHFGWNR; this is encoded by the coding sequence ATGCGCGAACCCATCCTGCTCACACCCGGCCCGCTGTCCACCAGCCTCGCCACCAAGACCGCCATGCTCACCGACTGGGGCTCGTGGGATGACCGTTTCAACGCGCTCACCGCCAGCGTCTGCCGCGACCTGCTGCAGATCGTGCACGGTGAAGCCGAGCACGTGTGCGTGCCGCTGCAGGGCTCCGGCACCTTTGCTGTCGAAGCGGCCATTGGCAATCTGCTGCCGCGCACCGGCAAGCTGCTGGTGCTGGTCAACGGTGCTTACGGTCGCCGTATGGCGCAGATTGCTGCCGTGCTGGGGCGCGAACATCAGGTGTACGAAACCGCCGACGATACCCCGCCCAGCGCCGAGCAGGTGGCACGCCTGCTTCAAGCCGATCCGGCCATCAGCCACGTTGGCGTGATTCACTGTGAAACCAGCACCGGCATCCTCAATCCGCTGGCCGATATTGCCCGCGTGGTACAGCAGGCCGGTCGCCGTCTGATTGTGGATACCATGTCCAGCTTTGGTGCCCTGCCGCTGGACCTGCGCAGCCTGCCGCTGGACGCGCTGATTGCCTCGAGCAATAAATGCCTGGAAGGCGTGCCGGGCATGGGCTTTGTCATCGCCCGCCGTGACAGCCTGCAGGCCAGCCGGGGCAACAGCCACTCACTGGCGATGGACTTGCTGGCACAGTATGAATACATGCAGCAGACCGGGCAGTGGCGCTACACCCCGCCCACCCATGTCGTCGCTGCCCTGCGCGCGGCGCTGGACCAGTATCTGGCAGCGGGTGGTCAGCCCGCCCGGCTGGCGCGTTATCAGGCCAACGCCGAACTGCTGATCGAGCGGCTCTCCGCCACCGGGCTCAAGCTGTTCCTGCCGCCAGCACTGCAAGCGCCGATCATCCTGACCTTCCACGCGCCGGACCACCCCGGCTACCGCTTTGCCGATTTTTATCAGGCGGTACGTGAGCGCGGCTTTGTGCTGTATCCGGGCAAGCTCACCCATCAGGAAACCTTCCGTATCGGCTGCATCGGCGCCATTGACCACGCAGAGATCGAACAAGCTTGCGCCGCCATTGCGCAGACCATCACCCACTTTGGCTGGAATCGTTAA
- the phnX gene encoding phosphonoacetaldehyde hydrolase — protein sequence MLFHRLEALILDWAGTVVDFGSFAPTQVLIDVFRSEGIAVSMAEARVPMGLAKWDHIQALGKLPGVAALWQARFGSPMSDADVDRLYQQFMPLQIARVAEYSAPIPGALDTLNALRARGLKIGSCSGYPRVVMDRLQPHAAACGYSPDHTVATDDLPAGGRPGPWMALANVLALGIGDVRHCVKVDDTAPGIHEGLRAGMWTVGLSASGNAVGLSADDWFALTPAQQAEYRTPAEALLREAGAHYVVDTLSALPAVLDDIERRLLAGERP from the coding sequence ATGTTGTTTCATCGTCTGGAAGCCCTGATCCTGGATTGGGCCGGTACCGTGGTGGATTTTGGGTCGTTTGCCCCCACCCAGGTGCTGATTGATGTGTTCCGCAGCGAAGGCATCGCAGTCAGCATGGCTGAGGCGCGGGTGCCGATGGGCCTGGCCAAGTGGGACCATATCCAGGCGCTGGGCAAGCTGCCCGGCGTAGCTGCCCTCTGGCAGGCTCGTTTCGGTAGCCCGATGTCGGATGCCGACGTTGACCGCCTCTACCAGCAGTTCATGCCCTTGCAGATTGCACGGGTGGCCGAATACTCCGCCCCCATCCCCGGTGCGCTGGACACGCTGAACGCGCTGCGCGCGCGCGGCCTGAAGATTGGCAGCTGCTCCGGCTACCCCCGGGTGGTGATGGACCGCCTGCAGCCGCACGCCGCCGCCTGCGGTTACAGCCCGGACCATACCGTCGCGACTGATGACCTGCCCGCCGGGGGCCGCCCCGGCCCGTGGATGGCACTGGCCAATGTGCTGGCACTGGGCATTGGCGACGTGCGCCACTGTGTGAAGGTGGACGACACCGCCCCCGGCATCCATGAAGGCCTGCGTGCCGGGATGTGGACAGTGGGCCTCTCCGCCAGCGGCAACGCGGTGGGTCTGAGCGCGGACGACTGGTTCGCCCTCACCCCGGCGCAACAGGCCGAGTATCGCACCCCGGCGGAAGCGTTGCTGCGCGAGGCCGGGGCTCATTATGTGGTGGATACGCTCTCTGCACTGCCCGCCGTACTGGACGACATCGAGCGTCGCCTGCTGGCCGGTGAACGACCTTGA
- a CDS encoding putative 2-aminoethylphosphonate ABC transporter permease subunit, protein MLSLSLSSPRSLRSTPDEHTARLLGWLLLALLALMVLGPLVAILGQAVLSPQGQWQGLQVLQQTLTQPGTLAATLGSLKVALATTALVVPLACAYAMALTRVALPGRALFRLLALLPILAPSLLPGISLVYLFGNQGLLKSVFPDGGIYGFAGILIGEVFYTFPHALMILLTALAVGDARLYEAARTLGAGPLRRFFTLTLPATRYGLVSATLVVFTLVVTDFGVAKVVGGQYPVLAIEAYKQVIGQQNFPRGAAIGLLLLLPAVLSFGVDRWLQRHQRNMVSSRAQPLQMVNTPLTRTIAVLVCSVIGGALLLLLGTAITAAFIRQWPYQLDLTLAHFDFDMVDGGGWLAFANSLKLALATAVLGSLLVFVGAWCSSRVRAARRPGQLLHALAMLPMAVPGMVLGLGYIFFFNHPENPLHGLYGSMTLLVLCSVAHFYTTAHLTALTALKQQDPDFEPVAASLKVSLWTTLWRVTLPATLPAMLETARYFFVSAMTTVSAVIFLYTPDTVLASVAVLNMDDAGDTAAAAAMASLIVFSSAIACLLFALLSHGLLRRSQRWRQPRP, encoded by the coding sequence ATGCTGAGCCTCAGCCTCTCCAGCCCCCGCAGCCTGCGGTCCACCCCGGACGAACATACTGCCCGCCTGCTCGGCTGGCTGCTGCTGGCCCTGCTCGCGCTGATGGTGCTGGGCCCGTTGGTGGCCATTCTGGGGCAAGCCGTGCTCAGCCCGCAGGGGCAATGGCAAGGGTTGCAGGTCTTGCAGCAAACACTTACCCAACCCGGCACATTGGCCGCCACGCTGGGCAGCTTGAAAGTAGCCCTGGCCACCACGGCCCTGGTCGTACCGCTGGCGTGCGCCTACGCCATGGCGCTGACCCGGGTCGCTCTGCCGGGCAGGGCATTGTTCCGCCTGCTGGCGCTGCTACCCATACTGGCACCCTCTCTATTGCCTGGCATCTCGCTGGTTTATCTGTTCGGTAACCAGGGTCTGCTGAAAAGCGTGTTCCCGGACGGTGGCATTTATGGCTTTGCCGGCATCCTGATTGGTGAGGTGTTCTATACCTTCCCGCATGCGCTGATGATCCTGCTGACGGCACTGGCAGTAGGTGATGCCCGCTTGTACGAGGCCGCGCGCACCTTGGGAGCAGGGCCATTGCGCCGCTTCTTCACCCTCACCCTGCCTGCTACCCGCTATGGCCTGGTGTCAGCCACACTGGTGGTGTTCACCCTGGTGGTCACCGACTTTGGTGTCGCCAAGGTGGTGGGGGGGCAGTATCCCGTACTGGCCATCGAGGCTTACAAGCAGGTGATCGGTCAGCAAAATTTCCCGCGTGGAGCAGCCATCGGCCTGCTGCTGTTGCTGCCAGCCGTGCTGTCGTTCGGGGTAGACCGCTGGCTGCAGCGGCATCAACGCAATATGGTCAGCAGCCGGGCCCAGCCACTGCAAATGGTGAATACCCCACTGACCCGCACAATCGCTGTGCTGGTGTGCAGCGTGATTGGCGGTGCCTTGTTGCTGTTGCTGGGGACCGCCATCACCGCTGCTTTCATTCGTCAGTGGCCTTATCAGCTGGACCTGACGCTGGCACACTTTGATTTCGACATGGTAGATGGCGGCGGCTGGCTGGCCTTCGCCAACAGCCTCAAGCTGGCACTCGCTACCGCAGTGCTGGGCAGCCTGTTGGTATTCGTCGGCGCCTGGTGCAGCAGCCGGGTGCGCGCGGCACGGCGGCCTGGCCAGTTACTGCATGCGCTGGCCATGTTACCAATGGCGGTGCCCGGCATGGTGCTGGGGCTGGGTTACATCTTCTTCTTTAACCACCCAGAAAACCCGCTGCACGGCCTCTACGGCAGCATGACCCTGCTGGTACTGTGCTCAGTCGCACACTTCTACACCACCGCCCACCTGACTGCGCTGACCGCGCTGAAGCAGCAGGACCCGGATTTCGAGCCGGTGGCGGCCTCGCTCAAGGTATCGCTGTGGACCACGTTGTGGCGGGTCACCCTGCCCGCCACCCTGCCCGCCATGCTGGAGACGGCACGTTATTTCTTTGTGTCGGCGATGACCACCGTCTCGGCAGTGATCTTTCTCTACACCCCGGACACCGTGCTGGCCTCGGTTGCCGTGCTGAACATGGACGACGCCGGAGATACTGCGGCGGCCGCCGCCATGGCCAGCCTGATCGTGTTCAGCTCAGCCATCGCCTGCCTGCTGTTTGCCCTGCTGTCCCACGGCCTGCTACGGCGCAGCCAGCGCTGGCGACAGCCTCGCCCCTAA